From one Lycium barbarum isolate Lr01 chromosome 6, ASM1917538v2, whole genome shotgun sequence genomic stretch:
- the LOC132599670 gene encoding uncharacterized protein LOC132599670 isoform X1, with product MFAVMPPKKATAAQKGKAKVAETSRAPRVTVTRARAQTMPGITLQSEGSITPPAEPGAGPSAAPATPAPAAPAPQSGADDRTLTEAVQLLTTLVAGQAQRHGRRDDDDGRRDSLRVREFLLCGPPEFSGSKPDEDPHDFIRGMRRSVDLVRASETESVELASHRLRDVAAHWYESWELARGRGASPATWDEFEAAFLSHFLPPELRRARVDRFLQIRQRGRSVREYNLEFDSLARYAPAIVAEMADRMHRYVIGLDRYLVESCMSMASRTDMDIARLQAYAQGMEDRYRADQSTRDRDRRPPKRARFAGYSGDSRGGQPQQRQSGRQLPPPGQSTQSGGRRFDSAGPSGAGQGSRAAGPQVSRGPSQPRPPRPRCSHCGKSHPGECYRATGACFTCGGQGHFMRDCPLASGSGSVAQPTGSAAGSSSAPSVARPAGRGVPTSAGRGRGRGGVAGSSGPSNRIYALASRQDQEASPNVVTGTDIGDPPL from the exons atgtttgcagtgatgcctccgaaaaaggcaacggcggcccagaagggcaaggcgaaagTGGCAGAGACTAGTCGGGCACCGAGAGTCACCGTTACCCGAGCTCGAGCTCAGACTATGCCCGGTATTACACTTCAGTCAGAGGGATCCATTACACCACCGgcagagcctggagcaggtccctCAGCAGCTCCAGCGACTCCAGCGCCCGcagctccagctcctcagtcAGGGGCGGATGACAGGACATTGacagaggctgtgcagttactgactaccctggtagcgggacaggctcagAGACACGgccggagggatgatgatgatggcaggcgggacagcctgagggttcgggagttcttattatgtggccctccagagttttccgggtctaagcccgacgaggaccctcaTGACTTTATtagggggatgcgacgctcagtagatttggtcagggcttcagagaccgagtctgttgagctggcttcgcacaggctacgggatgttgctgctcactggtacgagtcttgggagctagcTAGAGGCCGGGGTGCTTCCCCAgccacttgggacgagtttgaggctgcttttctcagccactttttgcctccagagttgCGGAGGGCGAGAGTGGACAGGTTTTTGCAGATTCGACAGAGGGgccggagtgttcgtgagtataacctggagtttgattcactggcccGATATGCTCCGGCTATAGTGGCAgagatggctgaccggatgcaccgatatgtgatcgGGCTGGACCGTTACTTAGTTGAGTCCTGTATGTCGATGGCATCACGgacagatatggatatcgccAGATTACAGGCGTATGCTCAGGGGATGGAGGACAGGTACCGAGCAGATCAGTCCactagagatcgtgacaggaggccgcccaagagggctaggttcgcaggttattccggggattctcgaggcggacagcctcagcagcggcagtcaggcagacagctacctccacCCGGccagagtactcagtcaggcggtcggagatttgatagtgcgggaccgtctggggccggtcagggctccagagcggcaggtccACAGGTgtccagaggccccagccagcccagaccacctaggccccgttgttctcattgcgggaagtctcatccaggggagtgttatcgagctacaggAGCTTGTTTTAcgtgcggcggtcagggccattttatgagagattgtccgttggccagcggttccggtagtgtggctcagccgacagggtcagccgccggttcatcatctgctccatctgttgcacgccctgcagggcgaggtgtgCCGACatcggcgggacgcggtcgaggccgcggtggcgttgcaggttctagcggtccttcgaaccgcatatatgctttggccagccgccaggatcaggaggcttcgccaaacgtcgtcacag gtacagacattggtgatcccccATTGTAG
- the LOC132599670 gene encoding uncharacterized protein LOC132599670 isoform X2: MPPKKATAAQKGKAKVAETSRAPRVTVTRARAQTMPGITLQSEGSITPPAEPGAGPSAAPATPAPAAPAPQSGADDRTLTEAVQLLTTLVAGQAQRHGRRDDDDGRRDSLRVREFLLCGPPEFSGSKPDEDPHDFIRGMRRSVDLVRASETESVELASHRLRDVAAHWYESWELARGRGASPATWDEFEAAFLSHFLPPELRRARVDRFLQIRQRGRSVREYNLEFDSLARYAPAIVAEMADRMHRYVIGLDRYLVESCMSMASRTDMDIARLQAYAQGMEDRYRADQSTRDRDRRPPKRARFAGYSGDSRGGQPQQRQSGRQLPPPGQSTQSGGRRFDSAGPSGAGQGSRAAGPQVSRGPSQPRPPRPRCSHCGKSHPGECYRATGACFTCGGQGHFMRDCPLASGSGSVAQPTGSAAGSSSAPSVARPAGRGVPTSAGRGRGRGGVAGSSGPSNRIYALASRQDQEASPNVVTGTDIGDPPL, encoded by the exons atgcctccgaaaaaggcaacggcggcccagaagggcaaggcgaaagTGGCAGAGACTAGTCGGGCACCGAGAGTCACCGTTACCCGAGCTCGAGCTCAGACTATGCCCGGTATTACACTTCAGTCAGAGGGATCCATTACACCACCGgcagagcctggagcaggtccctCAGCAGCTCCAGCGACTCCAGCGCCCGcagctccagctcctcagtcAGGGGCGGATGACAGGACATTGacagaggctgtgcagttactgactaccctggtagcgggacaggctcagAGACACGgccggagggatgatgatgatggcaggcgggacagcctgagggttcgggagttcttattatgtggccctccagagttttccgggtctaagcccgacgaggaccctcaTGACTTTATtagggggatgcgacgctcagtagatttggtcagggcttcagagaccgagtctgttgagctggcttcgcacaggctacgggatgttgctgctcactggtacgagtcttgggagctagcTAGAGGCCGGGGTGCTTCCCCAgccacttgggacgagtttgaggctgcttttctcagccactttttgcctccagagttgCGGAGGGCGAGAGTGGACAGGTTTTTGCAGATTCGACAGAGGGgccggagtgttcgtgagtataacctggagtttgattcactggcccGATATGCTCCGGCTATAGTGGCAgagatggctgaccggatgcaccgatatgtgatcgGGCTGGACCGTTACTTAGTTGAGTCCTGTATGTCGATGGCATCACGgacagatatggatatcgccAGATTACAGGCGTATGCTCAGGGGATGGAGGACAGGTACCGAGCAGATCAGTCCactagagatcgtgacaggaggccgcccaagagggctaggttcgcaggttattccggggattctcgaggcggacagcctcagcagcggcagtcaggcagacagctacctccacCCGGccagagtactcagtcaggcggtcggagatttgatagtgcgggaccgtctggggccggtcagggctccagagcggcaggtccACAGGTgtccagaggccccagccagcccagaccacctaggccccgttgttctcattgcgggaagtctcatccaggggagtgttatcgagctacaggAGCTTGTTTTAcgtgcggcggtcagggccattttatgagagattgtccgttggccagcggttccggtagtgtggctcagccgacagggtcagccgccggttcatcatctgctccatctgttgcacgccctgcagggcgaggtgtgCCGACatcggcgggacgcggtcgaggccgcggtggcgttgcaggttctagcggtccttcgaaccgcatatatgctttggccagccgccaggatcaggaggcttcgccaaacgtcgtcacag gtacagacattggtgatcccccATTGTAG